In a genomic window of Nocardiopsis mwathae:
- a CDS encoding type II secretion system F family protein, translating into MWVPAPLLLPIGGSFHAGDPPAGWAAVLLLAGAAGYVVVRLLPGTALARLRALDRSAPLEGPDDRGPAAPAPGRGARGRVSALVRGRRLPFLDRDAERRRRAVIELARGLAAELRAGRAPAAALASAIADTHPSAATELAPVAAAARSGEDPASALRAAAVLPGAAGLRHLAACWQVSAGTGAGLADVVDRLAETMSQEEDRRRQLAAHLAGPRTTALLLSVLPIAGLVMASLLGGRPLAFLFGTPLGLACLAAGVALDLLGLYWTDRMVRGAVASVEPGDGR; encoded by the coding sequence ATGTGGGTGCCCGCCCCGCTCCTGCTGCCCATCGGTGGGTCCTTCCACGCGGGGGACCCCCCGGCCGGGTGGGCGGCGGTCCTGCTCCTTGCCGGGGCCGCCGGGTACGTGGTGGTCCGGCTGCTCCCCGGCACGGCGCTGGCCCGCCTGCGCGCTCTGGACCGGTCCGCTCCGCTGGAAGGCCCGGACGACCGGGGACCGGCGGCACCGGCGCCCGGGAGGGGCGCCCGGGGCCGGGTGTCCGCTCTCGTACGGGGCCGACGGCTCCCGTTCCTCGACCGCGATGCGGAGCGCCGGCGCCGCGCCGTCATCGAGCTCGCTCGGGGCCTCGCCGCCGAACTGCGCGCGGGCCGGGCTCCGGCCGCCGCATTGGCGTCGGCGATCGCCGACACGCACCCGAGCGCGGCCACCGAGCTCGCCCCCGTGGCAGCGGCCGCCCGCTCGGGCGAGGACCCCGCATCGGCGCTGCGCGCGGCCGCCGTGCTGCCGGGCGCCGCCGGGCTGCGCCATCTCGCGGCGTGCTGGCAGGTGAGCGCCGGGACCGGCGCCGGGCTCGCGGATGTCGTCGACCGCCTCGCCGAGACCATGAGCCAGGAGGAGGACCGGCGCCGACAGCTCGCCGCGCACCTCGCCGGCCCGCGGACCACCGCGCTCCTCCTGAGCGTGCTTCCGATCGCGGGGCTGGTCATGGCCTCGCTGCTGGGCGGCCGGCCGCTGGCGTTCCTCTTCGGCACCCCCTTGGGGCTGGCCTGCCTGGCCGCGGGTGTCGCACTGGACCTCCTCGGGCTGTACTGGACCGACCGCATGGTGCGCGGGGCAGTCGCGTCCGTCGAGCCCGGGGACGGCCGGTGA
- a CDS encoding type II secretion system F family protein, translating to MTALDAGLSGLTGVVAVAVLGLTAVGLLVRPSPRSIARRRLLASSRDPADTARARRAGRRATRAAVPVLVGVVALVLAGPVAGVGAGVLAGCAAWWRRRRAAGRPRRLERARITAELPVTVDLVVAALRAGCTVDEALAAVATAVGGPLGRLLGEATERLRLGADPVSVWRGLGATPELAPMGRVLARAAETGAPVAEILERHAVEIRRGAQAAALARSQRLGVLVVAPLGLCFLPAFVLIGVVPLAAGLLSDLMLR from the coding sequence GTGACGGCGCTGGACGCCGGGCTCTCCGGCCTGACCGGTGTCGTCGCCGTCGCGGTTCTCGGGCTCACAGCCGTCGGACTCCTCGTCCGCCCCTCCCCGCGGTCGATCGCGCGCCGCCGTCTACTCGCATCGAGCCGGGATCCGGCGGATACGGCGCGTGCACGCCGTGCGGGTCGCCGGGCCACGCGAGCCGCCGTGCCGGTTCTGGTCGGGGTGGTGGCACTCGTCCTCGCCGGACCCGTGGCCGGGGTCGGCGCCGGGGTGCTGGCCGGGTGTGCGGCCTGGTGGCGGCGACGTCGAGCGGCCGGCCGACCCCGGCGGCTGGAGAGGGCGCGTATCACCGCCGAGCTCCCGGTGACCGTCGACCTGGTCGTCGCGGCGCTGCGCGCGGGCTGCACGGTCGACGAAGCCCTCGCCGCCGTCGCCACGGCGGTGGGCGGTCCGCTCGGGCGGCTGCTGGGCGAGGCCACCGAGCGGCTCCGGCTCGGTGCGGACCCCGTGTCGGTCTGGCGCGGCCTCGGCGCCACTCCGGAGCTGGCGCCGATGGGCCGGGTCCTGGCCCGCGCCGCGGAGACCGGCGCACCCGTCGCCGAGATCCTGGAGCGGCACGCCGTCGAAATCCGGCGCGGCGCACAGGCCGCGGCGCTCGCCCGCTCCCAGCGGCTCGGCGTGCTGGTGGTCGCACCGCTGGGCCTGTGCTTCCTTCCGGCCTTCGTCCTCATCGGTGTGGTGCCGCTCGCCGCCGGGCTCCTCTCCGACCTCATGCTCCGGTGA
- a CDS encoding Rv3654c family TadE-like protein, which produces MRATSTFRPADLGSATVWVLALGAVIWFSAFTAVLVASVRIDRHRAATAADLAALAGAAQSAHGPRRACAVADATAAANGARLVGCTLRGLILHVEVEIPARMWPGAVPARARAGPVSAP; this is translated from the coding sequence ATGCGCGCCACGTCGACATTCCGTCCCGCCGACCTCGGGTCGGCGACGGTCTGGGTGCTGGCCCTGGGCGCCGTCATCTGGTTCAGCGCGTTCACCGCGGTCCTGGTGGCGAGCGTGCGCATCGATCGGCACCGTGCCGCCACCGCCGCCGATCTCGCCGCGCTGGCCGGCGCCGCACAGTCCGCCCACGGTCCGCGGCGTGCGTGCGCGGTCGCGGACGCCACGGCGGCGGCCAACGGCGCCCGCCTCGTCGGCTGCACCCTGAGGGGCCTCATCCTGCATGTGGAGGTCGAGATCCCCGCCCGGATGTGGCCGGGCGCCGTGCCCGCCCGGGCGCGGGCCGGTCCGGTGTCGGCCCCATGA
- a CDS encoding TadE family type IV pilus minor pilin, with protein sequence MPCSRAGDRGTVTAETAVALPSLLLVLGAGITAVQAATVQLECVDAARLGARALAKGESESTVLALVTGAAPEAADVALSADGGFARVVVTAPIRLGPVTDLPVLAVGEAATPVEPGPRPPR encoded by the coding sequence ATGCCCTGCAGTCGGGCGGGTGACCGGGGCACGGTCACCGCCGAGACGGCGGTGGCCCTGCCCTCGCTGCTGCTCGTCCTGGGCGCGGGGATCACGGCCGTCCAGGCGGCCACCGTGCAGCTGGAGTGTGTCGATGCCGCGCGCCTCGGAGCACGCGCCCTCGCCAAGGGGGAGTCCGAGAGCACGGTGCTCGCCCTGGTCACGGGCGCGGCCCCGGAGGCCGCCGACGTCGCCCTCTCCGCGGACGGCGGGTTCGCCCGCGTCGTGGTCACCGCGCCGATCCGGCTCGGGCCCGTGACCGACCTGCCGGTCCTCGCCGTCGGTGAGGCCGCCACCCCCGTCGAACCCGGCCCCAGGCCTCCCCGATGA
- a CDS encoding DUF4244 domain-containing protein — protein sequence MFHFTTRLDHLAALILSRCTCACARTAARVRRHRADHGMSTAEYALGTVAACAFAAVLFAILTSAEVRDVLTRMVTDALQSGG from the coding sequence GTGTTCCACTTCACCACCCGTCTCGACCACCTCGCCGCTCTCATCCTGAGCCGCTGCACCTGTGCCTGTGCCCGCACCGCCGCCCGTGTCCGCCGCCACCGGGCCGACCACGGCATGTCGACGGCCGAGTACGCCCTGGGGACGGTGGCGGCCTGTGCCTTCGCGGCCGTGCTGTTCGCGATCCTCACCAGCGCCGAAGTGCGCGACGTCCTCACGCGGATGGTGACCGATGCCCTGCAGTCGGGCGGGTGA
- a CDS encoding DEAD/DEAH box helicase, producing the protein MNQWESTLHRLWRVHTRNSQVTHVERLARSDGVSEDWPEWAPSSVLERLAEMGVPAPWTHQVAAANLARSGSNVIIATGTASGKTLGFLLPCAEATEQGGTVLYLSPTKALAADQRRFLSELDAPGLRAATYDGDTPGEERAWIRAHADYVLTNPDMLHHAILGRHAAWAGFLRRLRYIVIDEAHRYRGVFGSHVAQVIRRLRRVCARYRAEPTFILASATTGTPAESASRLIGLPVRAVTEDASPRAALSVALVEPELTDQEGEHGAPVRRTATAEAADILAGLVEEGVRTLAFVRSRQAAETVAMAAQRALSDSRTRGLARRVAAYRAGYLADDRRELEASLRSGELLGLATTSALELGVDITGLDAVLVTGWPGTLASLWQQAGRAGRRGEDALAVFIARDDPLDTYLVHHPEAIFGRPVEAAVIDPDNPYVLGPHLCAAASEIPLTADDLPVFGPEAEAVLADLVDRRLLRRRPRGWFWARRDRASDLADLRGAGGPPVQIVDSESGQLLGTVDQAAAHGTVHDGAVYLHQGLSYVVDELDLEEGVALVHGEMPEYSTWARDVTEIQILRTLREEEWGPSATVHFGEVEVTRQVVGYLKRDVRTGSVLGEQPLDLPERTLNSRAVWWTLDTDAADRLRKADVDLRGAAHAAEHAAIGLLPLFATCDRWDIGGVSTALHADTGLLTVFVYDGHEGGAGFAERGFTAARAWLAATRAAIADCECAEGCPSCIQSPKCGSGNEPLSKPGALRLLDEVLAEGTGRGAG; encoded by the coding sequence GTGAATCAGTGGGAGTCGACCCTCCACCGGCTGTGGCGAGTCCATACCCGGAACTCGCAGGTGACACATGTGGAGCGACTGGCACGTAGCGACGGAGTAAGTGAAGACTGGCCAGAATGGGCACCCTCCTCCGTGCTGGAACGCCTCGCCGAGATGGGAGTCCCGGCCCCGTGGACGCACCAGGTCGCCGCCGCGAACCTCGCGCGCTCCGGTAGCAATGTGATCATAGCCACGGGTACGGCGTCGGGGAAGACGCTGGGCTTCCTGCTGCCGTGCGCGGAGGCCACCGAGCAGGGCGGCACCGTGCTGTACCTGTCCCCGACCAAGGCCCTCGCCGCGGATCAGCGCCGCTTTCTCAGCGAACTCGACGCACCGGGACTGCGCGCCGCCACCTACGACGGCGACACCCCCGGCGAGGAGCGCGCCTGGATCCGCGCCCACGCCGACTACGTGCTGACCAACCCCGACATGCTGCACCATGCGATCCTCGGGCGGCACGCGGCGTGGGCGGGTTTCCTGCGGCGGCTGCGCTACATCGTGATCGACGAGGCCCACCGCTACCGCGGCGTCTTCGGGTCGCACGTGGCGCAGGTCATCCGGCGGCTGCGCCGGGTCTGCGCACGCTACCGGGCCGAACCCACCTTCATCCTGGCCTCGGCCACCACCGGCACGCCTGCGGAGAGCGCGAGCCGGCTGATCGGCCTGCCCGTGCGCGCGGTCACCGAGGACGCCTCGCCGCGCGCCGCGCTCAGCGTCGCGCTGGTCGAACCGGAGCTCACCGACCAGGAGGGCGAGCACGGTGCACCCGTGCGCCGCACCGCCACCGCCGAGGCCGCCGACATCCTCGCCGGGCTCGTCGAGGAGGGTGTGCGTACGCTCGCGTTCGTCCGCTCCCGGCAGGCGGCCGAGACCGTCGCCATGGCCGCACAGCGGGCCCTGAGCGACTCCCGCACCCGGGGCCTGGCCCGGCGTGTGGCCGCCTACCGGGCCGGGTACCTGGCGGACGACCGCCGGGAACTGGAGGCGTCGCTGCGCAGCGGGGAACTGCTCGGGCTGGCCACCACGAGCGCCCTGGAACTCGGCGTCGACATCACCGGCCTGGACGCCGTGCTGGTCACCGGCTGGCCGGGCACCCTGGCATCACTGTGGCAGCAGGCCGGGCGGGCCGGACGACGCGGCGAGGACGCGCTGGCGGTGTTCATCGCCCGCGACGACCCGCTCGACACCTACCTCGTTCACCACCCGGAGGCGATCTTCGGCCGCCCGGTGGAAGCCGCCGTCATCGACCCGGACAACCCCTACGTGCTGGGGCCGCACCTGTGCGCGGCGGCGTCCGAGATCCCGCTCACCGCCGACGACCTGCCGGTGTTCGGCCCCGAGGCGGAAGCGGTGCTCGCCGACCTGGTGGACCGGAGGCTGCTCCGGCGGCGCCCCCGCGGCTGGTTCTGGGCGCGGCGCGACCGGGCGAGCGACCTCGCCGACCTGCGGGGCGCGGGCGGGCCGCCGGTGCAGATCGTCGACTCCGAGAGCGGGCAGCTGCTGGGAACCGTCGACCAGGCGGCGGCGCACGGCACCGTCCACGACGGGGCGGTCTACCTGCACCAGGGCTTGAGCTACGTGGTCGACGAACTCGACCTGGAGGAGGGTGTCGCCCTCGTGCACGGGGAGATGCCCGAGTACAGCACCTGGGCGCGCGACGTCACCGAGATCCAGATCCTGCGCACGCTGCGGGAGGAGGAGTGGGGGCCGTCGGCCACCGTCCACTTCGGCGAGGTCGAGGTCACCCGCCAGGTGGTCGGCTACCTCAAGCGCGACGTCCGCACCGGTTCGGTCCTCGGGGAGCAGCCCCTCGACCTGCCGGAGCGCACCCTCAACTCGCGTGCGGTCTGGTGGACGCTGGACACCGACGCCGCCGACCGCCTGCGCAAGGCCGACGTCGACCTGCGCGGCGCCGCCCACGCGGCCGAGCACGCCGCCATCGGCCTGCTCCCGCTGTTCGCCACGTGCGACCGCTGGGACATCGGCGGCGTCTCGACCGCCCTGCACGCCGACACCGGGCTGCTCACGGTGTTCGTCTACGACGGGCACGAGGGCGGCGCCGGATTCGCCGAACGCGGCTTCACCGCCGCCCGCGCCTGGCTGGCGGCCACCCGCGCGGCCATCGCGGACTGCGAGTGCGCGGAGGGCTGCCCCTCGTGCATCCAGTCGCCGAAGTGCGGCAGCGGCAACGAGCCGCTGAGCAAGCCCGGCGCACTGCGGCTACTGGACGAGGTGCTCGCCGAGGGCACCGGGCGCGGTGCGGGGTGA
- a CDS encoding anti-sigma factor antagonist: MDLKLDHYTKDDTEVVVVEGEIDVYTAPRLRELLIDLVNKGNFHLVVNMEKVEFLDSTGLGVLVGGLKRVRAHDGTLDLVCTQERILKIFRITGLTKVFGIYESVQEAIDKRKTN, translated from the coding sequence GTGGACTTGAAGCTTGATCACTACACGAAGGACGACACCGAAGTCGTCGTCGTCGAGGGTGAGATCGATGTCTATACCGCGCCCAGGCTGCGTGAGCTCCTGATCGATCTGGTCAACAAGGGCAACTTCCACCTCGTGGTGAACATGGAGAAGGTGGAGTTCCTCGACTCGACGGGGCTCGGCGTGCTCGTGGGCGGCCTGAAGCGCGTGCGCGCCCACGACGGCACGCTCGACCTGGTCTGCACCCAGGAGCGCATCCTGAAGATCTTCCGGATCACCGGACTGACCAAGGTCTTCGGCATCTATGAGTCGGTGCAGGAAGCCATCGACAAACGCAAGACGAACTAG
- a CDS encoding ATP-binding protein: MALVQLTISALPAHVRTARLMATAVARRAGIAETALDEIRLAVGEACSRAVEAHRAHCPDQPIRLELIDSAVPRPEGPQGGAPAAIPHNGNGRSAQRFEVVVADRAPVSDPGSTVNHHAAGGTGIFLGEQQTPAGGVSGLSPDVGLAVIVGLADEVSIEPNDDGTVVRMSWPLGQSEPENTELVD; the protein is encoded by the coding sequence ATGGCACTCGTCCAGCTCACGATCAGCGCGCTGCCCGCACACGTGCGCACGGCCCGGCTCATGGCCACGGCCGTCGCACGTCGGGCCGGCATCGCCGAAACCGCCCTCGACGAGATTCGGCTGGCGGTCGGCGAAGCGTGCTCGCGTGCGGTGGAGGCACACCGTGCGCACTGCCCCGACCAACCGATCCGGCTCGAACTGATCGACAGCGCCGTGCCCCGGCCCGAGGGCCCCCAGGGCGGCGCTCCGGCCGCGATCCCGCACAACGGGAACGGGCGCTCCGCCCAGCGTTTCGAGGTCGTGGTCGCCGACCGGGCACCGGTCTCCGATCCCGGCTCGACGGTGAACCACCACGCGGCCGGTGGCACCGGGATCTTCCTGGGCGAGCAGCAGACTCCGGCCGGCGGCGTCTCGGGGCTCTCCCCCGACGTCGGGCTCGCGGTGATCGTCGGCCTCGCCGACGAGGTCAGCATCGAGCCCAACGATGACGGCACCGTCGTCCGGATGAGCTGGCCGCTGGGGCAGAGCGAGCCGGAGAACACGGAACTCGTCGACTGA
- a CDS encoding ASCH domain-containing protein, producing the protein MTFASTMRFALATLPRAEFGAPGPMRDGLVAAILDGRKTATASLLADYEAAGEPLPQTGDQALLVDSAGHPVAVIETIDMCVVPLGEVDEAHAAAEGEGHRTVAEWRAAHEEFWRREAARVEPPPPHGVTLDDATQVVLERFRVQAVLRSGD; encoded by the coding sequence ATGACGTTCGCCAGCACCATGCGGTTCGCGCTCGCCACGCTCCCCAGGGCCGAGTTCGGCGCCCCCGGACCGATGCGCGACGGGCTCGTCGCCGCGATCCTGGACGGCCGCAAGACCGCCACGGCGAGTCTGCTCGCCGACTACGAGGCGGCAGGGGAGCCGCTGCCCCAAACCGGGGACCAGGCGCTCCTGGTCGACTCCGCGGGGCACCCGGTCGCCGTCATCGAGACGATCGACATGTGCGTGGTGCCGCTCGGCGAGGTCGACGAAGCGCACGCGGCCGCCGAGGGTGAAGGCCACCGCACGGTGGCGGAGTGGCGCGCGGCGCACGAGGAGTTCTGGCGCCGGGAGGCGGCACGGGTGGAGCCGCCCCCGCCGCACGGCGTCACCCTCGATGACGCCACCCAGGTGGTCCTGGAGCGCTTCCGGGTGCAGGCGGTGCTGCGGAGTGGGGACTGA
- a CDS encoding MarP family serine protease has translation MLDLVLVVLVLLFAVSGYRQGFIVGILSFAGFIGGGVLAALGAPSLIQSFVAEPGRQALLAIAVVFLSAAMGQFLASYLGTVVRNRVTWDSARVLDAMGGALVSTVSVLLVAWLVGSAVANSAIPVLNNEVQRSRVLQAVDQVMPDTAYMWFSTFRRIVDQSAFPQVFSGLGSGEPAEVEPPDPDVLNTPELREASKSVVKVLGTAPSCQRRVEGTGFAYGQDRIMTNAHVVAGVTQDLRVVTRTGRQVPATIVLYDPQQDIAVLDVPGVGLDPLAFEHEAEKGDDAVVAGFPRNNGFTAVPARIRAQQTAQGPDFYHSQQVSREIYQVRAVVRPGNSGGPLLSPQGTVYGVVFAAATNEGETGYVLTADEVAENARTGATATQPVSPQECD, from the coding sequence GTGCTGGATCTGGTGCTGGTCGTCCTGGTGCTGCTCTTCGCGGTCTCGGGCTACCGGCAGGGCTTCATCGTCGGCATTCTGAGCTTCGCCGGGTTCATCGGCGGCGGCGTGCTCGCCGCGCTCGGGGCGCCCTCGCTGATCCAGTCGTTCGTCGCCGAGCCGGGGCGCCAGGCGCTGCTGGCGATCGCCGTCGTCTTCCTGTCCGCCGCCATGGGCCAGTTCCTCGCCTCCTACCTCGGCACGGTCGTGCGCAACCGCGTCACCTGGGACTCCGCCCGCGTCCTGGACGCCATGGGCGGGGCACTGGTCAGCACCGTCTCGGTGCTGCTGGTGGCGTGGCTGGTGGGCAGCGCGGTGGCCAACTCCGCGATCCCCGTCCTCAACAACGAGGTGCAGCGCTCCCGTGTCCTGCAGGCCGTGGACCAGGTCATGCCCGACACGGCCTACATGTGGTTCTCCACCTTCCGCAGAATCGTCGACCAGAGCGCGTTCCCGCAGGTCTTCAGCGGCCTGGGGTCGGGAGAGCCGGCCGAGGTGGAGCCGCCCGACCCCGACGTGCTCAACACCCCCGAGCTGCGCGAGGCCTCCAAGAGCGTCGTCAAGGTGCTGGGCACCGCGCCGTCGTGCCAGCGGCGCGTCGAGGGCACCGGGTTCGCCTACGGCCAGGACCGCATCATGACCAACGCGCACGTCGTCGCCGGGGTCACCCAGGACCTGCGGGTGGTCACCCGTACCGGACGCCAGGTGCCGGCCACGATCGTGCTGTACGACCCGCAGCAGGACATCGCGGTGCTCGACGTTCCCGGTGTCGGCCTCGACCCGCTGGCCTTCGAACACGAGGCGGAGAAGGGCGACGACGCCGTCGTCGCCGGTTTCCCGCGGAACAACGGATTCACCGCCGTCCCGGCACGCATCCGCGCCCAGCAGACCGCGCAGGGGCCCGACTTCTACCACTCGCAGCAGGTCAGCCGGGAGATCTATCAGGTGCGTGCGGTGGTCCGACCGGGCAACTCGGGCGGCCCGCTGCTCTCGCCGCAGGGGACGGTCTACGGTGTCGTGTTCGCCGCCGCGACCAACGAGGGCGAGACGGGTTACGTGCTCACCGCCGACGAGGTCGCGGAGAACGCCCGCACCGGAGCCACCGCCACCCAGCCGGTGTCGCCGCAGGAGTGCGACTAG
- a CDS encoding NUDIX hydrolase codes for MSGRPSREPGAAPEWLARLADAARRMPVPAVMRPPESGGRPSAVLILFAEGDGGPDVLLIQRNNGLRRHSGQPAFPGGRIEPSDTGPEEAALREAEEETGLDPAGIATLGLLPELYIERSGFRVAPVLAWWHTPSAVHPADSGEVAAVCRVPVSELADPANRVRVRHPDGTIGPAFRVRGMLVWGFTAGILHRLLVLGGWETPMPNRGSGPIVPIGDLVRPDGGTA; via the coding sequence ATGAGCGGGCGGCCGAGCCGGGAACCGGGCGCCGCCCCCGAGTGGCTGGCGCGGCTGGCCGACGCCGCGCGGCGGATGCCGGTTCCGGCCGTGATGCGCCCACCGGAGTCCGGCGGGCGCCCCTCCGCCGTGCTCATCCTCTTCGCCGAGGGCGACGGCGGCCCCGACGTGCTGCTGATCCAGCGCAACAACGGGCTGCGCCGCCACTCCGGCCAGCCGGCCTTCCCCGGCGGCCGGATCGAGCCGTCCGACACCGGCCCCGAGGAGGCCGCGCTGCGCGAGGCCGAGGAGGAGACCGGGCTGGACCCGGCCGGGATCGCGACGCTGGGCCTGCTCCCCGAGTTGTACATCGAGCGCAGCGGCTTCCGCGTCGCTCCGGTCCTGGCCTGGTGGCACACGCCTTCGGCGGTGCATCCGGCCGACAGCGGGGAGGTCGCGGCCGTCTGTCGCGTCCCCGTCTCCGAGCTCGCCGATCCCGCGAACCGGGTGCGGGTCCGCCACCCGGATGGGACCATCGGCCCGGCGTTCCGTGTGCGCGGAATGCTGGTGTGGGGCTTCACCGCCGGGATCCTCCACCGCCTGCTGGTCCTGGGTGGATGGGAGACCCCGATGCCGAACCGCGGCAGCGGGCCGATCGTGCCTATTGGTGACCTGGTGCGCCCGGACGGCGGGACGGCGTGA
- the nth gene encoding endonuclease III → MSGDPSTIPTPGETSQAPATPTGETRLALVRRARRINRELTRLYPDAHCELDFTDPLELLVATILSAQCTDKRVNAVTPTLFARYRTAADYAAADREELEGIIRSTGFFRAKANSIIGLGQQLCERHGGEVPGTLNALVRLPGVGRKTANVVLGNAFGVPGLTVDTHFGRLVRRLGWTAATDPVKVEHEIAALFPPKDWTMLSHRLIWHGRRVCHARRPACGACALAPLCPAFGEGPTDEATARALVRNGPFS, encoded by the coding sequence GTGTCCGGTGACCCTTCCACTATCCCTACGCCAGGCGAGACGTCCCAAGCCCCCGCGACCCCGACGGGCGAGACGCGGCTCGCCCTGGTGCGCCGTGCCCGCCGCATCAACCGGGAGCTGACCCGGCTGTACCCGGACGCGCACTGCGAACTGGACTTCACCGACCCCCTCGAACTGCTGGTCGCCACGATCCTGTCGGCGCAGTGCACCGACAAGCGGGTCAACGCGGTGACGCCGACGCTCTTCGCGCGCTACCGCACCGCAGCCGACTACGCGGCCGCCGACCGGGAGGAGCTGGAGGGGATCATCCGCTCCACCGGCTTCTTCCGGGCCAAGGCGAACAGCATCATCGGGCTGGGGCAGCAGCTGTGCGAACGGCACGGCGGCGAGGTCCCCGGAACACTGAATGCCCTGGTGAGACTACCCGGTGTTGGGAGAAAGACGGCAAACGTGGTGCTCGGCAACGCCTTCGGCGTCCCCGGACTGACCGTGGACACCCACTTCGGGCGGCTGGTCCGCCGTCTCGGCTGGACCGCAGCCACCGACCCCGTCAAGGTCGAGCACGAGATCGCCGCACTGTTCCCGCCCAAGGACTGGACCATGCTGTCCCACCGGCTCATCTGGCACGGCCGCCGTGTCTGCCACGCCCGCCGACCCGCGTGCGGGGCCTGCGCGCTGGCTCCCCTGTGCCCCGCTTTCGGCGAGGGGCCGACCGACGAGGCGACCGCGCGCGCACTCGTCCGGAACGGCCCGTTCTCATGA
- a CDS encoding Crp/Fnr family transcriptional regulator produces MVDETNEVLRKAPLFEALDEEGAAALRASVSEVRLGRGQTLFSEGDEGDRLYVILSGKVKLTRTAVDGRENLLSVLGPGEMFGELSLFDPRPRTASAVAVTDAVLAGLGHDDLRPFIAGQPQVSVELLKALANRLRRTNDAMSDLVFTDVPGRVAKALLDLADRFGKEGEDGLHVHHDLTQEELAQLVGASRETVNKALAEFALRGWLRIEAKAVVLLDIERMRRRAR; encoded by the coding sequence GTGGTGGACGAGACCAATGAGGTGCTGCGGAAGGCGCCTCTTTTCGAAGCACTCGACGAGGAGGGCGCTGCCGCTCTGCGCGCCTCGGTGAGCGAGGTGCGCCTCGGCCGGGGGCAGACGCTCTTCTCCGAAGGGGATGAGGGCGACCGTCTCTACGTGATCCTCAGCGGAAAGGTCAAGCTGACCCGCACCGCCGTCGACGGCCGGGAGAACCTGCTGAGCGTGCTCGGCCCGGGTGAGATGTTCGGCGAGCTCTCGCTGTTCGACCCGCGCCCGCGGACGGCCAGCGCCGTCGCCGTGACCGACGCCGTGCTCGCCGGCCTGGGCCACGACGACCTGCGCCCGTTCATCGCGGGCCAGCCCCAGGTGTCCGTGGAACTGCTCAAGGCCCTGGCGAACCGGCTGCGTCGCACCAACGACGCCATGTCGGACCTCGTCTTCACCGACGTTCCGGGGCGCGTCGCCAAGGCCCTGCTCGACCTTGCCGACCGGTTCGGTAAGGAGGGCGAGGACGGCCTGCACGTGCACCACGACCTCACCCAGGAAGAGCTGGCCCAGCTCGTGGGCGCTTCGCGAGAGACCGTCAACAAGGCACTCGCCGAGTTCGCCCTGCGCGGCTGGCTGCGGATCGAGGCCAAGGCCGTCGTGCTGCTCGACATCGAGCGGATGCGCCGCCGCGCGCGGTGA
- a CDS encoding MBL fold metallo-hydrolase — MRIDGSGTLRASCVLCPNPGPMTLDGTNTWLLREPGARGVVVVDPGPDDERHLERVARTVQEQGAQVTVALLTHHHGDHTDGARYFAELTGAPVRAVDPALCIGGEPLADGEEIVVDRLRLHVIATPGHTADSVSFHLPADGVVLTGDTVLGRGSTVLGGNGGLAAYMESLHRLRDLARRTEVRALLPGHGPICAEALDRLDEYIAHREERLEQVTAAVRAGARTPREVVTRVYTDIEPTLTLAAEASVRAQLRYLAKRGDVPQELGDV, encoded by the coding sequence ATGAGGATCGACGGCTCCGGCACCCTGCGCGCGAGCTGCGTGCTGTGCCCCAACCCCGGCCCCATGACGCTCGACGGGACCAACACGTGGCTGCTGCGCGAACCCGGCGCCCGCGGCGTGGTCGTGGTCGACCCCGGACCCGACGACGAACGGCACCTGGAGCGGGTGGCGCGCACCGTGCAGGAGCAGGGGGCACAGGTCACCGTCGCACTGCTCACCCACCACCACGGCGACCACACGGACGGCGCCCGCTACTTCGCGGAGCTCACCGGGGCCCCGGTGCGTGCCGTGGACCCCGCGCTGTGCATCGGCGGGGAGCCCCTGGCCGACGGCGAGGAGATCGTCGTGGACCGGCTGCGGCTGCACGTGATCGCGACACCGGGGCACACCGCGGACTCGGTGTCCTTCCACCTCCCCGCCGACGGCGTCGTGCTCACCGGCGACACGGTGCTCGGCCGCGGCAGCACGGTGCTCGGCGGCAACGGCGGACTGGCCGCCTACATGGAGTCGCTGCACCGGCTGCGGGATCTGGCCCGCCGGACGGAGGTGCGGGCGCTGCTCCCCGGCCACGGTCCGATCTGCGCCGAGGCGCTCGATCGGCTGGACGAGTACATCGCGCACCGGGAGGAGCGGCTGGAGCAGGTCACGGCGGCGGTGCGGGCGGGCGCCCGGACGCCGCGGGAGGTCGTCACACGGGTGTACACCGACATCGAGCCGACGCTGACCCTGGCCGCGGAGGCGTCGGTCCGGGCTCAGCTGCGCTACCTGGCCAAGCGCGGCGACGTGCCGCAGGAGCTCGGCGACGTCTGA